Proteins from one Candidatus Caldatribacterium sp. genomic window:
- a CDS encoding helix-turn-helix domain-containing protein, giving the protein STKGTESLSRFSGSSLHLESLFGYASLAKLAKIHGLSKKAKIRLEVLDFARKHPVAVTCRRYGIARSTYYRWKRSSTPGT; this is encoded by the coding sequence GTAGCACAAAAGGAACAGAAAGTCTATCCCGTTTCTCCGGTTCCTCACTCCACCTTGAGTCTCTCTTTGGGTATGCCTCTTTGGCAAAGCTTGCCAAAATCCATGGGCTCTCCAAGAAAGCCAAGATTCGCCTCGAGGTCCTGGACTTTGCCAGAAAACACCCTGTTGCTGTCACCTGCAGGAGATACGGCATTGCCCGGAGCACCTACTACCGCTGGAAGAGAAGTTCAACCCCAGGAACCTGA